CACATTGGCATTGGTCTGGGTGCAAGCAGCCGGGGCATGCTTGGCCGGCTGGCTCGCGCCGGCAAAGGCGGCGCCCGAGAAAGCCAGAACGGCAGCCAGGGTGAGGATGATCTTCTTCATTTTCCGTCTCCAGTCGTACATGTACGATATAGCGTACAAATACGGTTAACGGAAACTGAATTCAAGAGGGAATTTGTACGTGTACGATAAATTTTCTTGAACG
This region of Mesorhizobium sp. M2A.F.Ca.ET.046.03.2.1 genomic DNA includes:
- a CDS encoding DUF680 domain-containing protein, which translates into the protein MKKIILTLAAVLAFSGAAFAGASQPAKHAPAACTQTNANVTLDCTATGSVDKADTAKTQPKSPKLGIDVNPWFVPGL